GCAAGCCCCGCAAAGGTGTTGGCCAGAGGATGCGAGATATTTTCCGATACAACGCCGCTTTGATAAATCCATAGGCATTCTGGACTGATGTCGGCTGCGGTCGCAGCACGACAATCTTGCGCGGGCTGGCAAGAAAGAAATCAAGGGCTGTCAGATTCGTTCCCGCACCGAGATCGACTAATAGGAAGTCCGTGTCCAGTTTATCAATGGCTCGCAGAATTCGCGTTTTCCGGCTGAAGTTCGGATTAGCCAAGGACGGAATGTCCATGCCCCCGGCCAATAACGAGACATTCGGCATGAAAGTCTCTTGAAGAACTTCCTCGAGATTCTCCACTCGCCGCAGCAAGAAATCCTCGAGAGTGACCTCGGGCATTCTGTTTCCGAGCATTGTATGAAGGTTGGCGCCCCCAAAATCACCGTCCATTAAGATGACCCGTTTCTTCAGCCGGCCCAGCCAGTAGGCCAAGCTGATAGCCACAAGGCTCTTGCCCACACCCCCTTTACCGCCGCCGATACTGATGGTCTGCCGCGGTAATTCCACACTCAGAGATTGGTCGTT
Above is a window of Candidatus Eisenbacteria bacterium DNA encoding:
- a CDS encoding P-loop NTPase, which produces MELPRQTISIGGGKGGVGKSLVAISLAYWLGRLKKRVILMDGDFGGANLHTMLGNRMPEVTLEDFLLRRVENLEEVLQETFMPNVSLLAGGMDIPSLANPNFSRKTRILRAIDKLDTDFLLVDLGAGTNLTALDFFLASPRKIVVLRPQPTSVQNAYGFIKAALYRKISRILWPTPLRGLLDGSGDHPDESIPRSVEEIFEEVSSEIPESLPAITQAVESFHVDIILNMVRDPREKRIAEVIHEVCRQHLQIGSTTLGSIPFDMSCERWATRMNQGTFAQNAQDGALKSAYQIAYNLITQPEARDAAA